From Astyanax mexicanus isolate ESR-SI-001 chromosome 11, AstMex3_surface, whole genome shotgun sequence, the proteins below share one genomic window:
- the fhip1b gene encoding FHF complex subunit HOOK interacting protein 1B: protein MSWLSRITPRGTGGRTDRNAAPSSPCTADPETCLMVFENHWRQVSWVLEQRDSGAGGADDLTAVRNHTDQMLCLLAEERPAGGDSDPPAMGPILQLVSSENILERLVQWHIRRGLDPDSQMALLKLFEMLIGQSHQPLLQHTSVLQPLLMLLGACVDPQFGCPSNLEASLVLLLNQVCVSMARQPAVLELLFRCGAVQQGPTNLLIFSLLVPFIHRDGVLGQQARDALLLVMATSASNHAVGRYITENSYFCPVLATGLSALYSSLPRKIEVRGDDWHALRREDWMGVPSLVLFMNSLEFCNAVVQITHPLVRCQLLDYLHNGFLVPVMGPALHKSSVDEMIASTAYLDLFLRSITEKSLLKTFLRFILLHRHDNDTILDTLLTRISSNSRLCMVSLSLFKTLLSFNCEDLMLQLVLRYLLPCTHVMLSQRRAVRETDLYGKSADKFLSLIPECCRITTAPSGEREEEPAFWGKVLGSPTSESPVHPRPSTPSRLALFIRQQSSGGAGNPSPSSGLDNTPSSPRSSVPSPNSPMHQQPDASDAESGYLEYLRDARRGIELCSWACRNWSAPYDGENPSPNAAPPPPPPPTSNPSLSMVPEHFSMQQRGGLTDAAQQRAAVVAAARAEWSSSERNSGEWDVTITKNCISLTPRSKKRSLLPSSIPMQPSSLPSSTTVPLLGTEEPTGSHTAPHRSLYNGTGQVDERVDSSDGGMEVKKVKRDADVTDGDSSMNGRVGTGSIESSLTLQGGYRDFHTASTTVKKPAPSQVQSNMLPQPQPQRSPPILQPSSQECNPSEGQRSTSTSAPSTADTTLTTCSTHGLESVESLIEELLEQTPSEPQPGDSNGQGISIEAFHQELRELEEQVKARKVHTRSFDEFSQDPLTASPGANRADEECPPLEPEQGGAGESKTDGMFSPARPLGQPLAQPYIGPFMTVLFSKLESMMQNSLYVNILLTGIVFQLACYPQPLLRSFLLNTNMVFQPSVKSLIQVLGTVKNRIEAFAAVHEDFPSMLRKARRFLAARGKLDWADSPTAVPPLRRSDSLVKSRKPSLGDLILRHTNSPTRARHAAQAALAHVRDGGQSLHSALFRGVVAGTGASGLEKQAEALRVKNTVYCAVIFSEFLKELAALAQEHAVAMPFPPSQGTEE from the exons ATGAGTTGGCTAAGCCGTATCACTCCCAGGGGAACCGGAGGACGGACGGATCGGAACGCTGCCCCCTCCAGCCCCTGTACTGCAGACCCTGAAACATGCTTGAtggtgtttgagaatcactggAGACAG gtatCCTGGGTGTTGGAGCAGAGGGACTCTGGGGCCGGAGGAGCAGATGATCTGACTGCAGTGAGGAATCACACTGATCAGATGTTGTGTCTCCTGGCAGAGGAGAGACCAGCAGGGGGCGACAGTGATCCACCAG CAATGGGCCCAATTCTGCAGCTGGTGTCTTCTGAGAACATCTTGGAGAGGCTGGTGCAGTGGCACATACGCCGTGGCCTGGACCCCGACAGCCAGATGGCACTGCTAAAGCTGTTTGAGATGCTTATCGGTCAGTCCCATCAGCCTTTGCTCCAGCACACCTCCGTCCTGCAGCCGCTGCTCATGCTGCTGGGAGCCTGTGTGGACCCTCAGTTCGGATGTCCCTCGAACCTGGAGGCAAGCCTCGTCCTGCTGCTTAACCAG GTGTGTGTATCGATGGCGAGGCAGCCTGCAGTGTTGGAGCTGTTGTTCAGGTGTGGGGCGGTCCAGCAGGGTCCCACTAACCTGCTGATCTTCTCTCTGTTGGTGCCGTTTATCCATCGAGACGGCGTTCTGGGTCAGCAGGCCCGTGACGCTCTGCTGCTCGTCATGGCTACCTCTGCCAGCAACCACGCTGTGGGACGCTACATCACTGAGAACTCCTACTTCTGCCCG GTCTTGGCGACGGGGTTGAGTGCTCTGTACTCGTCTCTGCCGCGGAAGATCGAGGTGCGGGGTGATGACTGGCACGCTCTGCGCCGGGAGGACTGGATGGGAGTGCCGTCTCTGGTGCTCTTCATGAACAGTCTGGAGTTCTGTAACGCTGTGGTGCAGATCACTCACCCGCTCGTGCGCTGCCAGCTCCTCGACTACCTCCACAATGGCTTCCTGGTGCCTGTAATGGGACCTGCCCTGCACAAG tCGTCTGTGGATGAGATGATTGCGAGCACAGCCTATCTGGACTTATTTCTGCGGAGTATCACAGAAAAGTCCCTCCTCAAGACCTTCCTCCGTTTCATCCTGCTGCACCGGCACGACAACGACACAATCCTCGACACACTGCTCACACGCATCAGCAGCAACTCACGG CTGTGCATggtctctctcagtctcttcaAGACTTTGCTCTCCTTCAACTGTGAAGACCTCATGCTCCAGCTCGTTCTcag GTATCTGCTGCCCTGCACACACGTGATGCTGAGTCAGCGGCGTGCCGTCAGAGAGACTGACCTCTACGGCAAATCAGCCGATAAGTTTCTGTCTCTGATCCCGGAGTGCTGCCGGATCACCACAGCGCCCTCCGGTGAGAGGGAGGAGGAGCCGGCCTTCTGGGGCAAAG TGTTGGGCAGCCCCACTTCCGAGTCACCGGTACACCCCAGACCCAGCACTCCATCCCGCCTGGCACTTTTCATCCGCCAACAAAGCTCTGGAGGTGCAGGAAACCCCTCCCCCTCCTCCGGCCTCGACAACACTCCCTCCTCCCCCCGCAGCAGCGTTCCCTCTCCCAACAGCCCAATGCACCAGCAGCCAGACGCTTCAGACGCTGAGTCAGGGTACCTGGAGTACCTGCGTGACGCTCGCCGGGGTATCGAGCTGTGCTCCTGGGCCTGTCGGAACTGGTCAGCTCCTTACGATGGAGAGAACCCGTCCCCAAACGCTGCACCGCCTCCACCCCCTCCTCCAACGTCCAATCCGTCTCTCAGTATGGTGCCTGAGCACTTCTCCATGCAGCAGCGTGGAGGACTTACAGACGCCGCCCAGCAGAGGGCAGCGGTGGTGGCGGCGGCTCGAGCGGAGTGGAGCAGCTCGGAGAGGAACAGCGGAGAGTGGGACGTCACCATCACCAAAAACTGCATCAGCCTCACCCCACGCAGCAAGAAACGCAGCCTACTGCCCAGCTCCATCCCTATGCAGCCTTCCTCACTACCTTCATCAACCACTGTGCCCTTATTAGGGACCGAAGAACCCACGGGTTCACATACGGCCCCTCACCGATCGCTTTATAACGGCACCGGACAGGTAGATGAACGAGTGGACAGCTCGGATGGTGGGATGGAGGTGAAGAAGGTGAAGAGAGACGCAGACGTCACAGACGGAGACTCCAGCATGAACGGAAGAGTGGGTACGGGCTCTATCGAATCCAGTCTTACCTTACAGGGAGGCTACAGGGATTTCCACACTGCTTCTACTACAGTGAAGAAACCAGCTCCATCTCAGGTGCAATCCAATATGCTTCCACAACCACAACCACAAAGAAGCCCCCCAATCCTACAGCCTTCATCCCAGGAATGTAACCCCAGCGAGGGCCAAAGATCAACTTCAACTTCAGCACCCAGCACGGCCGACACCACCCTCACGACGTGCTCCACCCACGGCCTGGAGTCTGTGGAGAGCTTGATCGAGGAGCTACTGGAACAGACGCCGTCCGAACCTCAGCCCGGAGACTCCAACGGCCAGGGCATCAGCATCGAAGCTTTCCACCAGGAGCTAAGAGAGCTGGAGGAGCAAGTGAAAGCCAGGAAGGTTCACACTAGAAGCTTTGATGAATTCAGCCAGGATCCCTTAAccgcctctcctggtgcaaaccGTGCAGACGAGGAATGTCCTCCGCTGGAGCCAGAGCAGGGAGGTGCCGGCGAATCGAAGACCGATGGAATGTTTAGCCCAGCAAGACCCCTCGGGCAACCTCTCGCACAACCTTACATAG GTCCTTTCATGACGGTGCTCTTTTCAAAGCTGGAGAGCATGATGCAGAATTCTCTGTATGTGAACATTCTGCTGACGGGCATTGTGTTTCAGCTGGCCTGCTACCCTCAGCCTCTCCTCCGCTCCTTCCTTCTCAACACAAACATGGTGTTCCAGCCCAGCGTCAAGTCCCTCATACAG gTGCTCGGAACTGTGAAGAATCGTATTGAAGCTTTTGCTGCAGTTCATGAGGATTTTCCCTCCATGCTGAGGAAAGCGCGGCGCTTCCTCGCGGCGAGAGGCAAACTGGACTGGGCAGACTCGCCCACGGCAGTGCCGCCTCTGCGCCGCTCAGACTCACTGG TGAAGAGTCGGAAGCCGTCGCTGGGCGATCTGATCCTGAGGCACACCAACAGTCCGACGCGGGCGCGGCACGCGGCTCAGGCAGCCCTGGCTCACGTCAGGGACGGTGGTCAGTCTCTGCACAGCGCCCTCTTcaggggggtggtggcgggcaccGGGGCATCCGGTCTAGAGAAGCAGGCGGAGGCTCTGCGTGTGAAGAACACAGTTTACTGTGCCGTAATATTCTCTGAATTTCTCAAAGAGCTGGCCGCTCTGGCACAGGAACACGCGGTGGCCATGCCCTTCCCCCCCAGCCAGGGTACTGAGGAATGA